Part of the Tolypothrix sp. PCC 7910 genome, TCCGCTTGCGATAGCCACCAGATAATGTGCCAATGCGGGTGTCAAAGTCGGAAATACCTAACTTTGTCAAGATAATTTTGGCGTTGGTTTCTAATTCCCAAGCGCCAGTTGCATCCATTTTTTGCATGACTACCGAAAGCCGCGACATCAGCTGACTATCTTCGGGATAATGCGCTAGTTTATCGGAGAGTTCTTCATACTCACGCACCAAAGCCATGTGTTCGCCACTATCAGCAAAAATCTGCTCTAGAACTGTGCGGTTTTCGTCTAAATCTGGTTGCTGGGGTAAGTAAATCACCTTAGAACCAGAGCTAACTAAAATTTGTCCGCTATCTATTGGTTCTAGCCCAGCAATCATTTTTAATAAAGTGGATTTACCGGAACCGTTAGTACCAATTAATCCGACTTTATCCGTAGCATCTAAACTAAAGCTTGCATCTTTTAATATTTCTTTAATACCAAAGTCTTTTTTAACAGATTGTAGTGTAATAATGCTCATAAAACTTAGTAATTTATCCTGGCTAATTTGTCCTTTGTCAGCCAGGTAAATAAAGCAATTACTTTACCTACCTGGCTGAAATTTAGACAAATAAATCGAGGGGTAAATGTCCATACATTTCGTTGATGCCCCCACTATTGTACGACTGACAAGAGACTAATACACCACGATGATGGCCAGCATAGGAATCGATATAACACAAGCCATTTTTGCCGTTTAATTTAATATAAACTGGCCCTTCAATGTCAGGTAAATTACTCGGTGCTTCATAACCAAAAGCCTGGGAATAAGTTTTCATGGACAGCTTTCCTGATTCAGCTGTATCCGCACAAATACCCAAAATTTGGTAATCAGAAAGGCTAGTTATGAGAATTAAAGCCCGCCGCACTGAAGCTTTTTCTGATGGCTTGAGGATTGGTGCAATATCTAAACAGTTGAACTTGTTGAGAATTTTTCTTGCGTCTTCAGCCGTGAGATTGGGATGATTAGGAGTTGACATGAATATGGTTGATGGAGGTTTTTGGTGATTATTTGGATTTGAGGTGGTAATTGCCTACTATACTAAAATGATTTATCCAAATTAGGGCTGACTTTGAGTATTACCTAGGTTGAAAATAAAGGGTACACTATTTTTTGCGTCGTTACCCATAACTAAGACATTGGGCATTTGAGCGCCGCCAGCTTTCCATGCTTCAATCGCTTCCTTTTGCAAAACTAACTGTCCACCTTGGGCTTTGAGCGTTTCTGCTAACAATCTTTGCGCTTCGGCTTTACCTTTAGCACGATTAACTTCAGCTTGTGCTTCCTGTTCAGCTTCTCGCGCTACATAAACGGCTCTTTGCGCCCGTTGTTCAGCGATTTGCTTTTCTTCGACTGCTCGCGCAAATTCGGGAGAAAAAGTCAAGTCAACTACACTAGTATCTAGTACAATTATCCCATATTTATCTAGGCGATCGCCTAATGCATTGTCAAAGTCTTCCTTTAATTCGCTGCGTTTGGTAATTGCTTCTTCCACTGTTCTGCGCGCAGCAGCAATTTTAAAGGCTTCTTGGGTTTGCGGGGCAATAATTTTGGAGACAATGTTGGCTAAGGTGCCTTGTTTACGTCTTACCTCTACTACCTGGGTGGGATCGAGGCGAAAGTTGATAGCAAATCGCGCCGATAGATTTTGCAAATCCTTAGTAGAACTCTCTGCCGGCACTTCAAATTTTTGTACAGTTAAATCATATACATCTATCACAGAAATAAACGGTGGCTTAAGGTGAATACCCTCTAATAAGGCTCCATCCCTAGCTTTACCCAAGATACTAATTACTCCAGCTTGACCTGGGTTAATAATAATAAAGGAATTAAACCCAATACTCACCAGTATTGCCAAAAAAATTCCTAAAACTGTGGTTTGCCAATTCGCAAATTGCTGATTCTTCAACTTTTCATCTCCTTAATCATCTCCGCAAGTAAATTATTTTTATGGGCATGGGGCATTGGGCATTGGGCATGGGGTAATTGGTAATTGGTAATTGGTAATAAGAATTGCTCCCTCATCCCTACATCTTTGCGATCGCCTTGTTTAAATGTCGTGTTAATATCAAGTGCACGCAATTGAGACTCATTGTGGCTACAGCATTTAAATCTCATCAGGTATCAAGAAAGCGTAGGCATTCTGTGCATCCCCTCCAGCGTCTTTTGGATTATGGGCATCAGTATCGTAAACAAATTTGGCTGGCTATTGGTTGTTCCATTCTGAATAAGCTTTTTGATTTAGCACCACCAGCTTTAATTGGGGTAGCGGTGGATGTGGTTGTCAAGCAACAGGATTCTATTATTGCTCAGCTCGGGGTAAAAGATGTCTTTGGACAATTTTTAATTCTCTCTCTGCTCACTGTCATCATTTGGATACTAGAATCGGTTTTTGAGTACGCATACGCTCGGATTTGGCGTAATTTAGCGCAAAATATTCAGCATAACCTGCGTCTGGATGCGTATAATCATTTGCAAGATTTGGAATTAGCTTATTTTGAAGAACGCAGCACTGGCGGTTTAATGTCTATTCTCAGCGATGATATTAACCAACTAGAGCGGTTTTTGGATGTAGGGGCTAATGATATTATCCAAGTTGCCACAACAGTAGTCATTATCGGTGGTGCTTTCTTTGTTTTGGCTCCTAGTGTAGCGTGGATGGCGATGTCGCCGATGCCGTTTATTCTCTGGGGTTCCTTTGCTTTTCAAAGGTTGCTTGCGCCACGTTACGCCAATGTGCGGGAAAAGGTGGGTTTCTTGAATGCGCGCTTGGTGAATAACTTAAGCGGGATTATGACAATTAAAAGTTTCACCGCCGAAGATTACGAAACTTCCCGCTTAAAGCAAGACAGTGACGCTTACAGGCAAAGTAACGCTAAAGCAATTCAACTGTCTGCTGCCTTCGTACCTCTAATTCGGATGCTGATTTTGGTAGGTTTTACAGCATTACTATTGTACGGCGGTATGGCGGCGGTGGCTGGCAAAATGTCTGTTGGGACTTACAGCGTGTTGGTATTTTTAATTCAACGCTTGCTGTGGCCTTTAACTAGATTAGGGGATACTTTTGAC contains:
- a CDS encoding DUF1824 family protein: MSTPNHPNLTAEDARKILNKFNCLDIAPILKPSEKASVRRALILITSLSDYQILGICADTAESGKLSMKTYSQAFGYEAPSNLPDIEGPVYIKLNGKNGLCYIDSYAGHHRGVLVSCQSYNSGGINEMYGHLPLDLFV
- a CDS encoding prohibitin family protein; translation: MKNQQFANWQTTVLGIFLAILVSIGFNSFIIINPGQAGVISILGKARDGALLEGIHLKPPFISVIDVYDLTVQKFEVPAESSTKDLQNLSARFAINFRLDPTQVVEVRRKQGTLANIVSKIIAPQTQEAFKIAAARRTVEEAITKRSELKEDFDNALGDRLDKYGIIVLDTSVVDLTFSPEFARAVEEKQIAEQRAQRAVYVAREAEQEAQAEVNRAKGKAEAQRLLAETLKAQGGQLVLQKEAIEAWKAGGAQMPNVLVMGNDAKNSVPFIFNLGNTQSQP
- a CDS encoding ABC transporter ATP-binding protein, encoding MATAFKSHQVSRKRRHSVHPLQRLLDYGHQYRKQIWLAIGCSILNKLFDLAPPALIGVAVDVVVKQQDSIIAQLGVKDVFGQFLILSLLTVIIWILESVFEYAYARIWRNLAQNIQHNLRLDAYNHLQDLELAYFEERSTGGLMSILSDDINQLERFLDVGANDIIQVATTVVIIGGAFFVLAPSVAWMAMSPMPFILWGSFAFQRLLAPRYANVREKVGFLNARLVNNLSGIMTIKSFTAEDYETSRLKQDSDAYRQSNAKAIQLSAAFVPLIRMLILVGFTALLLYGGMAAVAGKMSVGTYSVLVFLIQRLLWPLTRLGDTFDQYQRAMASTNRVMDLLDTPIAIHPGDRALPAKTVRGEVVFKNVTFAYQDRFPVVKNLSLQIPAGQTIAIVGSTGSGKSTLVKLLLRLYEIKTGNITLDGIDLQDLNLRDLRRCIGLVSQDVFLFHGTVAENIAYGSFAATEEEIITAAKVAEAHDFIMHLPQGYETIVGERGQKLSGGQRQRIAIARAVLKNPPILILDEATSAVDNETEAAIQRSLERITVNRTTIAIAHRLSTIRNANCIYVMEHGKLVESGTHEQLLEQNGVYASLWRVQSGLR